One Coregonus clupeaformis isolate EN_2021a chromosome 33, ASM2061545v1, whole genome shotgun sequence DNA window includes the following coding sequences:
- the LOC121549220 gene encoding uncharacterized protein LOC121549220 isoform X1 has translation MAQLSQKGGLCNMKMLLLAVIFCLLSPVAANVLVSSEHKTLMPVKDHPILNNPDATKEQVDSLRVKDYSSPEHKPLMPVKDHSVQNNPDATKETNFKSLLEQLESLRVKDDSSPGNVGQLTKGYSSKNSKEPSELVEPLISVPEHRPLMPVKDHPVQDIPNVAKWTKMVQVDQMLEQLQRMKDDTFPGKAKVPQMIVEKRIPYLQAYKQKALQGDNNVFKENLQAPAPKAQKSTLKIKPRVNILTDPSYSEPLVKVNLILGLVFYGFIVIVVLYDAVRISKEARRRSDAIATARLKKREPATAEPQTLASRVRESISSRFGLKQASSTPQCAPISDDSAKELQKSKEFISTKDKSESEKRPGKSAVSLRECEPPLPSIPDNFLVPDSEPAIQVALNPFDTKLAKEVSDNAEASNYEATEKPCYTQSGLTEVCVN, from the exons ATGGCACAGCTCTCCCAGAAGGGTGGGCTGTGCAACATGAAGATGTTATTGTTGGCTGTTATTTTCTGTCTCCTTTCGCCTGTTGCTGCAAATGTGTTGGTGTCTTCAGAGCACAAGACTTTGATGCCAGTGAAGGACCACCCTATTCTGAACAACCCTGATGCTACAAAAGAACAAGTTGATAGTTTACGGGTGAAAGACTATTCTTCTCCAG AGCACAAGCCGTTGATGCCAGTGAAGGACcactctgttcagaacaaccctgaTGCTACAAAAGAGACCAATTTTAAGTCATTGCTGGAACAACTTGAGAGTTTACGGGTGAAAGACGATTCTTCTCCAGGTAACGTGGGCCAGTTGACAAAAGGAtattcctcaaaaaattctaaagaGCCCTCGGAGCTTGTAGAGCCCCTGATTTCTGTTCCAGAGCACAGGCCTTTGATGCCAGTGAAGGACCACCCTGTTCAGGACATCCCCAATGTTGCAAAATGGACCAAAATGGTGCAAGTGGACCAGATGCTGGAACAACTTCAGAGGATGAAAGATGATACTTTCCCAGGTAAAGCTAAAGTCCCACAGATGATTGTGGAGAAACGTATTCCTTATCTACAGGCTTACAAGCAAAAAGCATTGCAAGGTGACAACAACGTCTTCAAAGAAAATCTTCAGGCTCCAGCTCCAAAAGCTCAGAAGAGCACCCTGAAGATCAAACCCAGAGTCAACATATTGACTGACCCTTCTTACTCCGAGCCACTTGTGAAGGTGAACCTGATTTTGGGGCTCGTTTTCTATGGCTTCATCGTAATAGTGGTTCTCTATGATGCTGTGAGAATCTCCAAGGAGGCTAGAAGGCGATCTGATGCTATTGCCACTGCCAGGTTGAAGAAAAGGGAACCAGCCACCGCTGAACCACAGACACTGGCATCCAGAGTTCGGGAGAGCATCTCTTCACGGTTTGGTTTGAAACAAGCATCATCCACACCACAGTGTGCCCCCATTTCTGACGATTCTGCAAAAGAGTTGCAGAAGTCAAAGGAGTTCATCTCCACTAAGGACAAATCTGAGTCGGAAAAGAGACCTGGAAAGAGTGCTGTCAGCCTGAGAGAGTGTGAGCCGCCTCTGCCTAGCATCCCAGATAACTTCCTTGTGCCTGACTCTGAGCCTGCCATCCAGGTGGCATTGAACCCATTCGACACCAAGCTAGCCAAAGAGGTATCTGACAATGCTGAGGCATCCAACTACGAGGCAACCGAGAAGCCCTGCTACACACAGTCTGGGCTCACTGAGGTTTGCGTCAATTAA
- the zgc:112001 gene encoding ankyrin repeat domain-containing protein 9 translates to MSTSATNNGRLHTDEKYKQRKYQSFLFYQAVRDLKPVWMLEDMRTMETFYWEEDASQRSYTPSEALLYAIVHDHQAYAQYLLSHYTDEALAMPGERFCCCPSSAPHLAMAVRYDRRDILGLILQEAHRLPSLRSYMNRGGCFHMEDGKTPLHLACELLRSESVILLLGNGASPQAEDQNGMTPLDVILEQLWDSKVNIGPKKLCLDNLLMFMPEIRFKMKSALEGDPVCWSKVLGEDKFKYLVGQKPAPLFLMAMQKILRQLPPEQFPDSLDELPIPSSLKPLPCKQLGQLKVF, encoded by the coding sequence ATGTCTACGTCGGCTACGAACAATGGTAGACTCCATACGGACGAGAAATACAAACAACGAAAATACCAATCTTTTCTCTTCTATCAGGCCGTGCGGGATCTAAAGCCTGTTTGGATGTTGGAGGACATGCGGACAATGGAGACCTTTTACTGGGAGGAAGACGCCAGCCAGAGGTCCTACACTCCCTCGGAGGCATTGCTGTACGCTATCGTACATGACCACCAAGCCTACGCTCAATACTTGCTCAGTCACTACACTGATGAAGCACTGGCCATGCCCGGCGAGCGCTTTTGTTGCTGTCCATCCTCTGCCCCGCATTTGGCGATGGCTGTCAGGTATGACAGACGGGACATACTGGGTCTCATATTGCAAGAAGCGCATCGATTACCTAGTCTGCGGTCATATATGAACCGAGGCGGATGTTTTCACATGGAGGACGGTAAAACCCCACTACATCTGGCCTGTGAGCTCCTGCGCTCAGAGTCAGTTATTCTGTTATTGGGCAACGGCGCCTCGCCACAGGCAGAAGATCAAAACGGTATGACGCCACTGGATGTCATTTTGGAACAGCTGTGGGACTCCAAAGTGAACATTGGGCCCAAAAAGCTATGTCTTGACAACTTGTTAATGTTTATGCCTGAGATTCGTTTCAAAATGAAGAGTGCACTCGAAGGAGACCCAGTTTGTTGGTCCAAAGTCCTTGGTGAGGACAAATTCAAATACCTCGTTGGACAGAAGCCAGCGCCACTGTTTCTCATGGCTATGCAAAAAATTCTGAGGCAGCTTCCCCCAGAGCAGTTCCCTGACAGCCTGGATGAGCTTCCCATACCTTCCTCATTGAAACCACTACCCTGCAAACAGCTTGGACAGCTGAAAGTGTTTTAA
- the LOC121549220 gene encoding uncharacterized protein LOC121549220 isoform X2 has product MAQLSQKGGLCNMKMLLLAVIFCLLSPVAANVLVSSEHKTLMPVKDHPILNNPDATKEQVDSLRVKDYSSPGNVGQLTKGYSSNNVKDPPDFVEPLISVPEHKPLMPVKDHSVQNNPDATKETNFKSLLEQLESLRVKDDSSPEHRPLMPVKDHPVQDIPNVAKWTKMVQVDQMLEQLQRMKDDTFPGKAKVPQMIVEKRIPYLQAYKQKALQGDNNVFKENLQAPAPKAQKSTLKIKPRVNILTDPSYSEPLVKVNLILGLVFYGFIVIVVLYDAVRISKEARRRSDAIATARLKKREPATAEPQTLASRVRESISSRFGLKQASSTPQCAPISDDSAKELQKSKEFISTKDKSESEKRPGKSAVSLRECEPPLPSIPDNFLVPDSEPAIQVALNPFDTKLAKEVSDNAEASNYEATEKPCYTQSGLTEVCVN; this is encoded by the exons ATGGCACAGCTCTCCCAGAAGGGTGGGCTGTGCAACATGAAGATGTTATTGTTGGCTGTTATTTTCTGTCTCCTTTCGCCTGTTGCTGCAAATGTGTTGGTGTCTTCAGAGCACAAGACTTTGATGCCAGTGAAGGACCACCCTATTCTGAACAACCCTGATGCTACAAAAGAACAAGTTGATAGTTTACGGGTGAAAGACTATTCTTCTCCAGGTAATGTGGGCCAGTTGACAAAAGGATATTCCTCAAATAATGTCAAAGACCCCCCGGACTTTGTAGAGCCCCTGATTTCTGTTCCAGAGCACAAGCCGTTGATGCCAGTGAAGGACcactctgttcagaacaaccctgaTGCTACAAAAGAGACCAATTTTAAGTCATTGCTGGAACAACTTGAGAGTTTACGGGTGAAAGACGATTCTTCTCCAG AGCACAGGCCTTTGATGCCAGTGAAGGACCACCCTGTTCAGGACATCCCCAATGTTGCAAAATGGACCAAAATGGTGCAAGTGGACCAGATGCTGGAACAACTTCAGAGGATGAAAGATGATACTTTCCCAGGTAAAGCTAAAGTCCCACAGATGATTGTGGAGAAACGTATTCCTTATCTACAGGCTTACAAGCAAAAAGCATTGCAAGGTGACAACAACGTCTTCAAAGAAAATCTTCAGGCTCCAGCTCCAAAAGCTCAGAAGAGCACCCTGAAGATCAAACCCAGAGTCAACATATTGACTGACCCTTCTTACTCCGAGCCACTTGTGAAGGTGAACCTGATTTTGGGGCTCGTTTTCTATGGCTTCATCGTAATAGTGGTTCTCTATGATGCTGTGAGAATCTCCAAGGAGGCTAGAAGGCGATCTGATGCTATTGCCACTGCCAGGTTGAAGAAAAGGGAACCAGCCACCGCTGAACCACAGACACTGGCATCCAGAGTTCGGGAGAGCATCTCTTCACGGTTTGGTTTGAAACAAGCATCATCCACACCACAGTGTGCCCCCATTTCTGACGATTCTGCAAAAGAGTTGCAGAAGTCAAAGGAGTTCATCTCCACTAAGGACAAATCTGAGTCGGAAAAGAGACCTGGAAAGAGTGCTGTCAGCCTGAGAGAGTGTGAGCCGCCTCTGCCTAGCATCCCAGATAACTTCCTTGTGCCTGACTCTGAGCCTGCCATCCAGGTGGCATTGAACCCATTCGACACCAAGCTAGCCAAAGAGGTATCTGACAATGCTGAGGCATCCAACTACGAGGCAACCGAGAAGCCCTGCTACACACAGTCTGGGCTCACTGAGGTTTGCGTCAATTAA
- the LOC121548568 gene encoding leucine-rich repeat and fibronectin type-III domain-containing protein 2-like, with protein MDHILFCLLVLGTAVLMAHACPKYCVCQNLSESLGTLCPSKGLLFVPLDIDRRTVELRLGGNYILRITQQDFANMTDLVDLTLSRNTISYIQPFSFIDLETLRSLHLDNNRLTELGPDDLRGLVNLQHLILNNNQLGRISDRALEDLAPSLEDLDLSYNNLRSLPWDSVKQMVSLHQLSLDHNLLVFIPEGTFTDLERLARLDLTSNRLQKLPPDPIFARAQDSVVMTTPYAPQLSLGIGGNPLHCNCEVLWLRRLERDDDQETCASPSNLKGRYFWYVREEEFVCEPPLITQHTHRMLVLEGQAASLRCEAVGDPTPTIHWMAPDDRVLGNSSRTVIYGNGTLEILITTSKDYGTFTCIAANVAGESTASVDLSIIQLPHLSNGTGQGSQPKSRLSDITGTTRISKGVPKTPLEKVVTVSEVTAISALVKWTVSKAAPKVKMYQLQYNCSDDEVLIYRMIPASSQAFLVTNLVSGTKYDLCVLAAWDDTATTLTATNVVGCAQFFTRDDYTQCQSLHSQFLGGTMILVVGGIIVATLLVFIVILMLRYKATDHEGGGNGGRGKLTSVSDTHSQTNGGRLGQNGVPLPLPKPKAKVTLQDEVVEFKCGSLQSTSSSSSSSSGGSMVGGRSYSPNSTLANMWRQAAPSKPRANLDHLLGAFNSLELRGAQGMGRGDLGEPSSSSSTPVAGGDRPHTDREPLLGRTMDSRLSRLLMLPLDSKPKRSQSFDMGDCMDADRQTNQVKASSTSTANTPVCSYPRRISNIWTKRSLSVNGMLLQCDEEGDMGGSKGTLDSQEWVMESTV; from the exons ATGGACCACATCCTCTTTTGCCTGCTGGTCCTGGGAACCGCAGTGTTGATGGCCCATGCATGCCCAAAGTACTGTGTCTGCCAGAACCTGTCCGAGTCCCTGGGGACCCTGTGTCCCTCCAAAGGCTTGCTCTTCGTCCCACTGGACATTGACCGGCGCACTGTAGAGCTCCGGCTGGGCGGCAACTACATCCTCCGCATCACCCAGCAGGACTTTGCCAACATGACCGACCTGGTGGACCTGACGCTCAGCCGCAACACCATCAGCTACATCCAGCCCTTCTCCTTCATCGACCTGGAGACCCTGCGCTCCTTACACCTTGACAACAACCGCCTCACAGAGCTCGGTCCTGATGATCTCCGGGGCCTGGTCAACCTGCAGCACCTCATCCTTAACAACAACCAACTGGGACGCATCTCGGACCGGGCCTTGGAAGATCTGGCCCCCTCCCTAGAGGATCTGGATCTGTCCTACAACAACCTGAGGAGCCTGCCCTGGGACTCAGTCAAGCAGATGGTCTCCCTACACCAGTTGAGTCTTGACCATAACCTCCTGGTCTTCATCCCTGAGGGGACCTTTACTGATCTAGAGAGACTGGCTCGCCTGGATCTCACCTCCAACCGACTCCAGAAGCTGCCCCCAGACCCCATCTTCGCCAGGGCCCAGGATTCAGTGGTGATGACCACTCCCTACGCCCCTCAGCTGTCTCTTGGCATCGGGGGGAACCCCCTGCACTGTAACTGTGAGGTGCTATGGCTGCGGCGGCTGGAGAGGGACGACGACCAGGAGACCTGCGCTTCCCCTTCCAACCTGAAGGGACGCTACTTCTGGTATGTGAGGGAGGAGGAGTTTGTGTGCGAGCCGCCCCTCATCACTCAGCACACCCACAGGATGCTGGTGCTGGAGGGCCAGGCGGCCAGCCTGAGGTGCGAGGCCGTTGGAGACCCCACCCCCACCATCCACTGGATGGCCCCCGACGATCGTGTCCTTGGCAACTCGTCCCGTACCGTCATCTACGGCAACGGCACCCTGGAGATCCTCATCACCACCTCCAAGGACTACGGTACCTTCACCTGCATCGCGGCCAATGTGGCCGGGGAGTCCACCGCCTCAGTGGATCTGTCAATCATCCAGCTGCCCCACCTCAGCAACGGCACCGGTCAGGGCTCGCAGCCCAAGTCCCGCCTCTCGGACATCACCGGCACCACCAGGATAAGCAAGGGGGTTCCAAAGACACCGCTGGAGAAAGTGGTCACTGTGTCAGAGGTGACAGCCATTTCAGCCCTGGTTAAGTGGACCGTCAGCAAGGCAGCGCCCAAGGTAAAGATGTACCAGCTCCAGTACAACTGTTCCGACGACGAAGTCCTCATCTACAG GATGATCCCGGCCTccagccaagccttcctggtgacCAACCTGGTGTCTGGGACCAAGTACGATCTGTGTGTCCTGGCCGCCTGGGACGACACAGCCACCACCCTGACGGCCACCAACGTGGTGGGCTGTGCCCAGTTCTTCACCCGCGACGACTACACCCAGTGCCAGTCTCTCCACAGCCAGTTCCTGGGGGGCACCATGATCCTGGTGGTGGGTGGTATCATCGTGGCGACGCTACTCGTCTTCATCGTTATCCTGATGCTGCGCTACAAGGCCACCGACCATGAGGGGGGTGGCAACGGGGGGAGAGGCAAGCTGACCAGCGTTAGTGACACCCACTCGCAGACCAATGGGGGCCGGCTGGGACAGAATGGTGTGCCCCTTCCCCTGCCCAAACCCAAGGCCAAAGTGACTCTCCAGGACGAGGTGGTGGAGTTTAAATGTGGCTCCCTCCAGAGcacctcgtcctcgtcctcgtcctcgtcgGGAGGCTCGATGGTCGGGGGGCGGTCCTACAGCCCCAACAGCACCCTGGCCAACATGTGGAGGCAGGCGGCCCCCTCCAAGCCCCGGGCCAACCTGGATCACCTGCTGGGGGCCTTCAACTCCCTGGAGCTCCGGGGAGCCCAGGGCATGGGCAGGGGAGACCTGGGGGAGCCCTCCTCCAGCAGTAGCACTCCGGTGGCGGGTGGCGATAGGCCCCACACGGACAGGGAGCCCCTGCTGGGCCGGACAATGGACTCGCGGCTGAGCCGGCTGCTCATGCTGCCTCTGGACTCCAAACCAAAAAGGAGCCAGTCGTTTGACATGGGGGACTGTATGGatgcagacagacaaacaaaccaaGTGAAGGCTTCTAGCACCTCCACTGCCAACACGCCGGTATGCAGCTATCCGCGTCGCATCAGCAACATCTGGACTAAGAGGAGCCTGTCTGTGAACGGCATGCTGCTACAGTGTGACGAGGAGGGGGATATGGGGGGGAGCAAGGGGACCTTAGATAGCCAAGAGTGGGTCATGGAGAGTACTGTCTAG